The sequence GCACACCATCTGACAGAAGAGGATTATTTTGTCGAGATTTCCATGGTTATTTCGGCTACACGTCTGCCGCAGCCGGTTACCGATACACCCGTGGCTATTACCGTTCTTGATAGGCCAATGATTGAGGCTTCCGGTTTTATAGAAATTCCTGATCTGTTTCGGCTGGTGCCCGGTTTTCAGGTGGGGCTTAGCTGGCGCGACCACCATACCGCCGTGACTTACCATGGTCAGTCGGATGGCCTCTCTCGCCGTATGCAGGTTCTGATTGACGGACGTGTTGCTTTGGGAACACTGTTTGGAATAGTCGATTGGGATCGTCTTGGTATAACTGTTGATGACATTGAGCGTATTGAAGTAGTGCGGGGCCCAGCGGGTGTTGCCTATGGTTCCAATGCGTTTATCGGTGCAATTAATATTGTCACTAGAGAACCTTTTGCTAACCCGGGCTGGCGCTTTAGTTCTGCCAATGGTAGCCGGGACACGGAGTTGTTTAATGCGCAATACGCTCACTCTAGCGATAAGTTTGATTACAGGGGGTCCTTTAGTTATTTCAATACGGACGGCTTTGCAGGTGTCAATGACGAATCCAGATCTCGGTCCGGGCGTTTTCAGGGTCGTTATCAGGTGGATTCATCAGCATTGCTTGATTTTCAGCTGGGTTACGCTGAGGGGCCCTGGGGTAGAGGTGCAATTGGGATCCCCATAGATCCGGTAGGTGAGAAGGAAGCAAAGGAACAGTACGCCAATATTCGGTTTACTCGTTCATCATCTCCTGGCAATGAATGGTATATACAGCTAGGGGCCAGTGAGTCGTCAGAGGAGGATAGGGTTGATGCGGGATTGTTGTCTGGTCTAATAGGCGTTTCTCCTTCTCAAGTTCCTCTTCTTGTTGATGGACAAGTTGATCAAATGATAACAGTACGAGTATTTGATTACGTATCTAGTCGTGTGGATGCAGAATTTCAGCAGCAATTGTTGTTGGGGGTGAACATTCGCGCGGTATGGGGGGTTGGTTATCGGTTAGATGATGTAAATGGCCTCCCTATGATAGGGCTTCGAGAGAAAGAAAGTGTGGAAACCTATAGAGTTCAGGGTAACTTCGAACTAAAGGTTTTCGAGAGCGTGTTGTTTAATGCAGGTGTAATGTATGAAGATAATGGTTTGAATGGTGCCGAAATTTCACCACGCTTGGGTTTGAATTACTCTGTCGCTGACAATCATGTACTGCGATTATCTGTGGCAGAAAGCAGTCGCCAACCTTTTATCGCTGAAGCGTTTCACGATTCATCTGTGCGGTTTAATGATGGCAGTGTTTTGGATCAAGTACAGTTATCGTTAGAAGTATTAGAGCCGGAAGAGTTACTTAGTTACGAGTTGGGTTACATTGGCTCTCTGTTTCGCGGGAGGTTGGATGTTGATGTCAAGCTTTTCAGGGAGGAGTTCGACAATGAAATAGAGTTTATTGCTAACCCCCTTTATTCAGAAGCGATATCTTTGTTCAACACGGGGGCAATTCTCAATTTCAATGGAGGCGCAACCGAAATTACCGGGGCAGAGCTCGGGTTTAAGTGGCAGGTATCCAACAATACCCGTGTCTGGGGCTCGTACGCTTATGCCGAAGCCGATCAGCATTGCCAGCCGATGGCCTTCCGTTGCTTTGCTAGTAGCGATGCCACACCTAAAGTCACTGGCAGCTTGCTGATTTCACATAGTTTTGGTGATGATTGGCAAATTAGCGCAGGCTATTACTATCTCGGCGAAATGACCTGGATTTTCTGGGGTTGTGACGCTGCACTTGATTGCGATACCCCCTCATATGACCGAGTAGATGTGCGTTTGGCGAAAACCCTCCGCCTGCCCAAGGCCGACTTGAAGTTGGAATTGATTGGGCAGAACCTTGGTGCTGATTACATTGAATTCAATAAACGTAATGTATTTGAAACGCGCGCTTTCGTGCGAGCTTCCTTGCAGTTTCACTAAAGGCTAGACTAGCTTCTTACCATCCTGATCCGGGGTTTACCGTGTCCAAGAAAAAAACGGCGGCTTTTGTTTGCAACGACTGTGGTGCCGATTACACCAAATGGCAAGGCCAGTGTACGGAATGCAAAGCCTGGAACACTCTCACAGAAGTCCGCTTTTCCACCCCGCCCTCAGGTGGCGGCAGTAAGCGCGGTTATGCGGGGGCGGTTGATGGTGAAGTAAAAGCACTTGCCGATATCGATTTTGACGAGCAGCCGCGTATTAGCAGTAGTATTAAAGAGCTGGATTTGGTGCTTGGTGGTGGCATGGTGCCAGGTTCCTGTGTGCTGATCGGAGGCAGCCCTGGCGCCGGAAAAAGTACGTTACTGTTGCAGCTACTTTGTGGTCTTTCCGGTCAGCAAAGTGCGTTATATGTGACGGGTGAAGAATCTTTGCAGCAGGTTGCTATGCGGGCCCATCGACTAGGCGTAAAGACTGATGGCTTGAAGATGATGGCTGAAACGGCAGTGGAAACCATCTGCGCTACTGCCGAAAAACATCGCCCAAAAATTCTGGTGGTGGATTCTATTCAGGTGATGTTCTGCGAGGGGGTTCAGTCTGCTCCTGGCAGTGTTTCTCAGGTTCGTGAATGTGCCGCATTATTGGTTCAATATGCCAAGCAGACAGGAACGGTCTTGTTACTAGTTGGGCATGTCACC is a genomic window of Pseudomonadales bacterium containing:
- a CDS encoding TonB-dependent receptor; this translates as MDSVVWQTFLINQCDPSFREWRFCRFLLILFLAVLVPALSSAHHLTEEDYFVEISMVISATRLPQPVTDTPVAITVLDRPMIEASGFIEIPDLFRLVPGFQVGLSWRDHHTAVTYHGQSDGLSRRMQVLIDGRVALGTLFGIVDWDRLGITVDDIERIEVVRGPAGVAYGSNAFIGAINIVTREPFANPGWRFSSANGSRDTELFNAQYAHSSDKFDYRGSFSYFNTDGFAGVNDESRSRSGRFQGRYQVDSSALLDFQLGYAEGPWGRGAIGIPIDPVGEKEAKEQYANIRFTRSSSPGNEWYIQLGASESSEEDRVDAGLLSGLIGVSPSQVPLLVDGQVDQMITVRVFDYVSSRVDAEFQQQLLLGVNIRAVWGVGYRLDDVNGLPMIGLREKESVETYRVQGNFELKVFESVLFNAGVMYEDNGLNGAEISPRLGLNYSVADNHVLRLSVAESSRQPFIAEAFHDSSVRFNDGSVLDQVQLSLEVLEPEELLSYELGYIGSLFRGRLDVDVKLFREEFDNEIEFIANPLYSEAISLFNTGAILNFNGGATEITGAELGFKWQVSNNTRVWGSYAYAEADQHCQPMAFRCFASSDATPKVTGSLLISHSFGDDWQISAGYYYLGEMTWIFWGCDAALDCDTPSYDRVDVRLAKTLRLPKADLKLELIGQNLGADYIEFNKRNVFETRAFVRASLQFH